TGCTACGACATGTGTACAGTAAAAGAAACTTTGTTGCTGATTACTTATCACATTACACTTATTTGGTGCACATCGGTATTCATGTGTTGGAGAATCCACCTACATATCTTAATATTTGGCTTCTATCTGATAAGTCAGTGTTTTTCTCAGGCGTTGCCCGCTTgttctaccaaaaaaaaagtaatataaTAAGTTCAAAAAAAGTAATATAGTAAGTAGATAAATGACGTCACTATATAAGTCTCGCGCGCTTTTCTTCCTTGCTTGTTCTaccaaaaaacaataaaaaataatataataagttCAAAAAAAGTAATATAATAAGTAGATAAATGACGTCACTACATAAGTCTCGCGTGCTTTTTTTCCTATCACTATCAGTtttagaatgaaatttcatgaacttttaacatggtatcagaatGGGTCACTGATATCAATTAAATTTAACCGACCTATCAACGATCATCTCGACGAAGGACTTATCAACtcaatcataaaaaaaatccagCGAACCATAATAGATATTAATAGCTTAAAAGGGACATGACTGCTTAACATaacttatttaaaattaatatatcgAAGAAACAACTGATGTAATTATATAAATCTCATACGCTATTTGTTCTTTCGCTATTAGTTTTTTAATGAAATCTCATTAACTTTTAATATGATATCAAAATGGATCAATGACTATGAAATAAATTTAACCAACCCATTAGTATATTTGGATATTAGAACTAGCCAATTCGATGAAGGACGTCGATCAGCTCAATCAGAAAAAAATCCAACCAACTATAACGCATATTAATAGCTTAAAAAGGAAAGGACATGAGTGTTGCTATATTAATTTATCGAAAGGATTTAGACTAATGTATAGGGTCATTAAGTAAAATTATCTATGTAGGCACGGGTTATCAAAATATTGGCTTTCAtatatttatactactactaattaaacCTCCTCTAAAAAAACTCTCTTTAactacaaaaaaattgaaacaattATCATATAAGACATTCATagaatatttcattgaaatagtAAACAGATTTTAACTACATTTGACCATGACTTGATAAATACTTCAACCACAGCATAAGATTTTTCATACTACTCCTATAAAGCAATAAATTTTGGAGATTAATTGTTGAATTAAGTAAACTGTTTAAACAATGATTTGACCACGTAATAATCCGCTGCAGCCAACGCTTAACCCATCCAATCTACACCGTTGATTCTTCAGTCTCGCTGGTTGGAAAGATCTGGACCGTCCATGCTGTAGATTCTACTCCGTAGAACAGCacgaattattttattttacggCTCCAAAACCAAAAGGCGCTGCGCTTTTGTACTTTGAACTCTCGAAATAATTTCGTCACACAAAAAATCCCGGGCAAAAATTTCACTCAGATTGCACAAAATTCGTGATTCGCGCTCTGATTTCACTCTACCTGAGCATACGGATCACTTGTATGCATGCGTCTATCCACAAGCAGCTGTCTTCGCGCTCTCTGTCGATCGCTTTCGATCTTAGCTGGGAGTGAAGACTCTCCGAGGTTGAATTGGGGTTAATTGAGTTAGTTGAGCTGACAATTTCGGTAAATTATTGATCTTGGGGCAATTTAATTAGGTTGGTGTGGTATTTAGCTGTCGATGCGTATTCTAGGGTTTGGTTGTTCGAAGTCTGCTTTGGGAAAAGGAATTGAATGTAGGTTGTGCTTGATTTTACATGGAAGTCCTGACTGAATTGGAAAGTTTGGTTCTTTAATTTAGCTTCTTTATTAAGTTTTGTTTCCCCCCCCCCCAATTCTTTTGGGGTGTGGTGTAAATTTAGCGTTATGAAAACTGTGAATGTACACAGATTGAAGAGTTAGAAGAAAAACAACGTCTTGAAGTAGCTGTGCTGTTGTTTTTTTTGTGAGAGTACAATAATTGTTGACTGGAACTGGAAGTGGTAGCCTGGTAGGACAGGAAAATGTTTTACTCACAGTTCATATTGGCGAAAAAGGGGCCGCTGGGAACGATTTGGATAGCTGCGCACTTGGAACGTAAGCTTCGTAAGAATCAGGTTGCTGATACTGATATTGGAGTTTCTGTAGGTGAGTTTTTAATGTATCGCCATTAATGTGACTTTTATCTTGTTTTTGTCCTTTACGACGCCCAGTCGCCCATAGACTGGATGCCGGGTAAGGTATTTAGGTATCGAGTGTATAGCCTTTTATTGTTTGAGGTGCCTTTTTTTGATTTCTTTATTCCTTTTTCACATGTTGTATTAGCAATCTTGAATCCAATCTGCATCTTTTTGGAAGGCATAAACATATTTATAGATTCTATGCAATAATTAAAGCCCTACTTGTTGGCATCCAATCGAACTCATCTATAATTAATTCACTTACCTTTCTGCATTTTTCAACCGCTAATTACAAATGGAAATTCACGGACCCACAGATGAAAACTTTTGCTTTGGGACACATACTTATTTTAGCCGCTATTCATTGTTTTTAGTGGATATTCATTGTTTCCCATGCTACCTATTTAAGTCTCCTAATAAATGCATATTGCTTATATAATACAGATTCAATTCTTTCCCCCGATGTGCCAATTGCACTTCGTTTGTCCAGCCATCTCCTGCTTGGTGTGGTGAGGATCTACAATAAAAAGGTGAACTACCTTTTTGACGATTGCAGTGAGGCTTTGCTCAAAGTTAAGCAAGCTTTTCGATCTACTGCTGTCGATCTACCTCCAGAAGAATCAAAAGCACCATATCACTCCATTACATTGCCAGAGAAATTTGATCTTGATGACTTTGAGCTGCCAGATAGCGATATTTTCCAAGGGTTTGTTCAACATATTAATTTCTTCGCCTTGCAAGTTAGTTTACAAATGGTCTTGATGATATCTTTAAAGCTACACTGCCAGATGATTTATGGATTTTCCAACTAATTAAGATTGGGATCTACTAGTAAACTTCTAAGTTGTctacaaacacaaattttggGTTAAATTAATAAACTGACGGTTGAATACTGAAAAGAGATTGCTCTCTCTTAAAGACATAGAAATTGTAAGATTGGAGATAACAGAATCCATTGGCTGATATCTCTTGCAGCTTTGCCAATATTTCCCTAGATTTGTTATCGCAATTTTCATAATCCCTTCTAACATGCCAACTGTAATATTTTCAGTAACTATGTCGATCATCACATTAGTTCAAGAGAGCAAATCACTCTTCAAGATACAATGGAGGGTGTCAGTTACTCCACATCAAAGTTTGGGCTGGACGGTTAGTAATAAGACCTATTGATGAAATCTTGGGTTAGCATTTAATGTAATGATTCTACATATTCCcttttaaatgtttttcttcTGTTTTTCTCAGAGAGATTTGGTGATGGTGATATGTCTGGATTGGACCTGGAAGAGGTGCACTTCTGATGTGCTTATTATGTTCTGGTCTTATTCATTTTGTTTGATAGGTTATCAATAGATCTTAAAACTAATCCTGATTATGGAACACTAAGAATAGTAAGATATTAGTTAGCTTTTGGTTGACTGGCAAATAGTCAAAGAATCATTAGGATAAGTGCATATGATACCAGTAGATGCTCCAGTTagttttatcaactcagattaAGAAGGGGAGGGGAAGGCTCAAAGTACTCATAAAGGAACTATTTAAGTAGAACTTTTTGTTCTTGATTATGAATTAGGACAATGTTTCAATTTTCAAACTTTCGAATGATTACAACTGCGTGGTCATATAGCTGATCTGACGTAGTGGGATAGGATTAGGTAGTTCTGTAATATTgttaaatattagtagtatattagCTATTTTGTTGTTTCTCATCGACAATTGCATACAGGAATTGTTAATGGAGAAACTTGGTACTGCAGAACCTGCCGATGAGGGGTAAGCTTCACATCAACTTTCTGACAAAGAGTACAGATTTCTCAGAGCCATACTCTTTCTGATTTCAGGGCGGATCCACGGACATCTTTTGGATCAACATCGACTCTTAAGCAAGACCAACATCCTGAAGATATGGGTACTAATTTGGAAGCCATGGTAGGTGCTTTGGCGCTATAAGAATTTCTGGTGGATGGTCGAGGGGACAATTCATCTTTCTTTCCATTCTTTTAAAAATAAGTCATCAAAGAAATCATTGTTGCTTTTCAATTGGTTTAGACTTTAGATGATGCGACCACAGAAGGGAGTGTTAGTCCATGGTATCTGAAGAATGTACTTAGTGAACTTGTTCTTCTTTTTTGCAGGTTGATGGTGGTGGTGCATGTGCTGATGTATTGGACTATGCAcatgctccttgtactcctagACTGGAGGATGAGCCAATATTTTCTAAAGTTCAAGAAGCTTCTGCATGTGATGATCATCTTGAATCGGAATATCATATAACTGGGTCCACTACGAGGGAGAACATGGATACAGCTCCTTATGAGGATAAACAAGAGGTGGAATGGTGTTCGCAGAATGATATGATTATGGATGCAGTACCTCAGGGGCCACATGCGGAGAACGGATACCTGTCAGGTGGATTGGAAGCCAAAGAAACAGGGCGACAAGGTGAATTTCATTGAAGACAATGTTGAATTTGGTGCTTTGGTGGATGCTATAATAGTAAAGCTCATTTTGCTCATTTTTTAGGTCAAACAGAATCCATAAAACTGGCTTCGGAATGCACTAGTGAGATCATTAAAGAATCCGATATTCCAGGGCAAACTGAAGCCatcaacaacaattataagaATGGTTTGGTATCAATTGATGAAGCTCACCGCAACGACCTGTGTCCCAATGAAGTTGGTCCAGGAGTTTCTGAAGGTGCATCAGCAAAAAATGTACAACCTCTTGATATTGAAGCTCCTTCCGATGAACAGCAAAAATCATGTCGTGATGAAGCAGGGTTATCTTCAGAAGACCAAAATGGACTTATTTTAGGGCAACCAGAAACTCAAATTTGTCAGGGCACTATTGAATCCAGAACATTAAACCTTGATGCTCATGACCAAGTCTCAGCTACTGAACCTAATGTTTTGAGGCCCTGTAGCTCTATCCAGGACCAAGATGGTGCATTAAAACCTGCAGTTAGCCCTACATATGATGGTGATGTCAATTCTGTCATCAACGTTGAAGCAACTGATGGAGGAGAAGAGACAGCAAAGCTAGGTTTGTCTACTGCATGCAAAACTGTTAAATCTCTTATTATAGAACACATGCATATCTATAGCAAGGAAATTGCATTATATGCCAAAACTCATAGCTATATGTTGTCAATTTTCTCTGCTCTTGGCAAATTACTTAAGCATGAAACAAAGAAAATTCTTAGAAAAAACATAGTTTCTATAGAAAGTATGGCTTCTTATGCATTCTCAGCCTTATTTGTCATAATTGACAATTTGATTGTGAAGGCCTTCAATTAATTGTTGCATTTGATTTGTCAGGTCAAGTGCattctttaaatatcaattcagAAGAAAATACGAAGGAAAACAAAGTAAAACATGATCCATCCGGTGAAGATATTCTAGTGGCTGCTGTTGAAGCTGATGGTCTGGCAAATGCTACCACTGAGCTGCCTGCTCCTGAAAAACTTCTTTCTGTACCAGAAGGACATATGGAGTTGCATAGTGGCATGATGATGGAAGTTATCCCCAGGGACATTGAGGGTCTTTATGAAGATGACGCTGGGAGCAAAACTGCTGCAGGCAGAAAGCGTACTTTTACTGAAAGTACACTAACGGAACAGAGTCTTAATTCAGTTGAATCTTCAAGACAAGTCCGTTTTAAACGAACGACAAGATCAGTTCCAGATGATGACGATTTACTTTCTTCTATTTTAGGTATATTGAACTTCATGTCCTTATTGAGGCAGTCGGTACATTTCCCCTAATAGATTGTGATCTTATGAGAAAATATCATCGCAGTTGGAAGGAATACGTCAATGTTGAGAGTAAAGCCAACACCTCCTCCTTCTGAAGTGACATCTATGAAGCGCCATCGAGCTGCGCCTCGGTCTGGTGGTCCCAAAAGAAAAGTTCTTATGGATGAAACAATGGTTTTGCACGGCGAGTATGTTctctatttttttgttaatgttTACTGGTTGTttgcactatttttttttttacctgAATTCACCTACTTGATCGCTGCTCTATCTTGCTAGTGCCATACGGCAACAGCTGACCAACACAGAAGACATTCGTCGTGTTAGAAAGAAAGCTCCATGCACACTCTCTGAAATATCAATGATACAGAAACAGCACATGGTCGATGAAACTTTTCTTGAGCCTGTATTTGCTGGTGAGTTTGTAATGTGCTAACGTTGACATTTTACCTTCTTTACTATACCTTTTTGTTGAAGCTCAATGTTGAGTTCTTCAGTTACTAAGGCTCTTTATCATTTGAAAATCTGTAATTAGCACGCTCTGTGAATTTTTACTTTTATCCCTTATATTTTTGTTGTGGGTACTGCGTAGAGGTTTGGCCATTTGAGTTTAAATGTATCTAAGACCTCTAAGCACAAACCGTGCCTTAAAAGTCTTCTCTGAGTATCTGCACCAATTTGAGGCCTCGCTGCTTGGCATCTATTTGAATGTAACATTATTGGTATCTAGTTTGTGTTAAATCGAGTGAATTCTTTTGCTTATTTGTTCCTTAGCCTTCTACTGTTTCATCTGGTTATTTGCTATTGATTGATGATATTGCTGAAATGAAGGATGTTGAAGAAAGCGCCATGTGATTACTTTATTGTGTTGTTTGGTTTTGTAGGCATGTCAGTTGAATTGGCATCTTTGCACAATCGTGTATATGATTTGGGTCGGATCAAGGTCTGTCAGAATGAAGTACATAATGCATCTCCGCAAATTGTGAGTGAACTGAGGCAGCCTTCCCAAAATGATGAAAATATTAATCTCTCTGAAACTATGGTTGAACCAGACATAAATTCCCACCGCAAAAAGTCTGGTGCTTGTCTTGAAACTGTGGTTATGGATGACAATGAGGGGCCTGGTATGACCAATACAATAGAAATTGGTGGGCAGGATAAAAACGGCGAGTTTTTGACAGTGAGAGATAATGAAACAGCTGAGCCATGTGATAATCATCTTCTGAGTGAAAATAAGATAGAAGAAGTTGATTACACGAGTGCAGCAGTCAATGAAGAGTGGACCAAGCCTACAACTGTGGGTGCTGCTCTAATAGATTCTGGTGCAACTAGTGATATCCTTCATGCTTCAGATGGTATCGTTCAGGCAGCTTCTATAAATGAATCTGAAGGTACAAATGCATATGCGGACAAAGATGAAGCTGTCGTTCTTGATCAGAGGGAAGCTGTGCCCTCAGATGAATTGGACTTTGCAGAAATTAATCATGAACAAGCAATGGGGAATGAAGGGaaagataaagatggctatggGGGTGAGTGTGAAACTAACCTTGGAGTGAAGGATTATGGTCTGCCAGAGATGACGCAAGATGCTGCTGCTTGCTATGGAGGGCCAGAATACCACGTTCAGGATGAAATTTACAGTACTACATCTAAAGACCAGCTAGACTTGGAATTTCCATATACAGGATTCGAAAGCATGCTGCAAGGTGGCTCAATGGATCAATGCAAAGACCCTGAAGCTTATCAACTTCATATGATGGATGGAGAAATTTCTGGTTTTGACCTGCACGATCGAGATGTAAGTTCCCTTTATCTACTAAACATCTTAATCATGAGAATGTCCAAGACGAACATGTAATTGTTGAAGAAAGCTTACAATGTAGTTATTCTTTCTAAAATGCTTCAAATGATTCATATCAACGAATGATGTTGAGCTTCCATAGTTGAACCTATTTCTAGGTTTCATTTTGGGCTATCGTGTCTCTTAGCCCACTCTggatttcttttctttttgtttttgaaCTTTGATTAGATTCTGACAATCTTGTCTATATGATGCAGGAACTCAATTATTTGGCTGAAGGAAATGATACAGGTTTGCTTGAACTTCTTAATCAACCTGTTTATACCCCATGTGGGAACTGGAAAATAAGATGTATAGGTCTCTGTGTGTTATTTATCGATTGATGTAGAAAATACCAACAATGAACAATTGCTTGAGGATTCATTTCTATTAAGAGATTAACATAAATTTTGAATATCTTTTGTTTGTTGAGCAAATATTTAGGAAATTGAGGTTAAATAGTAAATGCACTCTTGATTGGGCCCGGTCATTGGGACCCCTGATATTATTATTCTTTTCAGTAACTCTAGTGTCGTAATCCATGATGTTGCATTGCATCTCTTTAATCTGTTGGATATTAGCTCACAATTCTACTATCTCCTTTTTAAGCTTACATATGCTTGGCTTATATATCTTGTACTACCTTCAGACTTTCTAAATGTTGATGACGATGACTTGACTGAAATGGCTGATGACTATATGCCTGATGCTGAAGACACACGACATAATGAGAACATCGGGTGGTCTTCTCGTACAAGGTAATTAGAATTGGGGGTGAgctgaattttaattatgattttaatttcaTGCGAGTGAATTAGAATTAGTTTTGATTTTGATAACTATCCATGTTCGTGCAAAAATCCTAAACTGGTAATTGCTCATTTCGTGTCCCCCCTTCATTCAAGAAGATTTATCTTTtcccaataattttttttctgtattaCATATCATCACTGGATTTATAGTAGAAAGTTAGAATTAGTGTTGGAACTATTGCTGTCTTGCAAAATCTAAACTGATAATTGCTCATTTGTATCCTTTTGATTCAACAAAGAATGATCTTTTCCCAATAATTGCTCATATGTATTATATGCTTTTCATCACTGGCTTTACGATagagtttttttattaatattgggACAAGGATTGGTTTCTAATTACATCTGTGTTTACAGAGCTGTTTCCAAGTATCTACAATCTGCATTTATTAAAGAGGCACAATGTGGAAGGGTTTCTCTTTCCTTGGACAGCCTCTTAATCGGAAAATCACGCAAGGAAGCGTCGAGGATGTTTTTCGAAACACTGGTAAGCTCCTTCACTTTGAGCTAATCTATTATGATCTCCATGTACTTGAAACCTTTATGTTATATAATTGCAACCCGTCTTCATTTCGCTTATTCTTAATTACGCCCGAACTTTGCCTAAATGGTGATTTTTCAGTCTGAATATAGCATGTACTTATATCCATTGTTCACTTAATAGCCAAATCTAAATTTTCGGGCAACTTAAGTTAACGTGTCTTTGAAAAACAGCCATCAAAATAAATGATATTTCCGCAAACAACCTGAAATGCTTTTAAAAATGctgaaaaatcaataaaaactcTCTCAAGCTGCCAACTTATGTTATATGTGTACTAAATTTAAGTTTGGATTATAATTTACGAGCAATCTTCTCTATTTTACTCGAACTTTTGTTGATTTACAAATTGTTACAGGTCCTTAAAACAAGAGACTACGTCCACGTGGAAGAGCCAATCGCGTTTGGTGATATAACCATAAGGCCGCGAACCAGGCTGATGAAATCCGATTTCTAAACCTTCTACGCTGGAAAATTTCGGAAACATATTCAAGAACAAGATGAGAATTCTGGACTGCAGGATCTCAGGCTTAATTATTCTGTTCTCTCTCTGTTTTATTTGCGGCAGCTAGATTCATTCTTTTCATGTGATGCTTTCAGTCAGAGATGCTAACTGACTAATTAGGTTGCTGTTGCATGTAACTGTCTGTTCAACTCAGTAGATTGTTTTACCCAATCATACAATATCTTGTATTTATATGTgtatatttatacataaaatCTATCATGTAATATCAAGTTTTTGCGGCAATTAATGTTGCTCTTCGATCGTTCTGCCTCTGATCCTCGGATTTTTTTTACCGTTGTCCTGGCGTTGACTTTGTTCGAACAAAAAACTGGATAAAACCAAATTTTCTGAGTCCCTTGTTCTAGAGCGTAAACATGTTTTGAAATCATACTAATggtcattttcttgttctcaaGCATGACAGTGACCGACGGTTCCAGAACCGtcatttatataaatttcatttattagcTGCGACTATCACGGTGAATTTTTGAACTATTCAGCTCATTgagttttcatttttcaatatttgaAAAATAGCTAGTAGCACTTCGATATTTAGATCTGTATGAATCATATAAAAGCAGCACTACAGAGGAATACACCATGCTTTCGGTTAGGACAATCACCAAAATAGGTATTCTGTATTTTTGGCTTTCAAGtttaaacttttatttttacatttgaAATGTGGTGCCAATTCATTTATTGAACGCCAATGATTAGTGATTAATGCATTAGTTTGAATATGTTAAGAATCGAACTCAATCGATCAAGTAATCAGAAACAGAAATCTAAAGCACGACgaagaattacgtggttcgatcaatgtgattgatggggtacgtactaaacaagcccaatagcagtgacggcccatcagcccaaagcccaaggaagagtatcagttcggcattaccaaagagttcggccccagcccacagctcggtaaaagccgaccaatcaagctccactctcagatcggcaaaagctactcggcaatagttcagcagttcggtctcagtattcgaccgaactggaagatagtcaactcatgcaggatcacatgcaggatagtggaccaagcacagagatagtggactcatgcaggatagtggacccatgcaggatctccatgacctccacgacattcacaaccatcattagtggtgatgcaagccacgatcttagttcaatgtataaatagaactcagatcagataaagaagggttaagctctctagagataaaagatcaaatagcaagtctgtattgtaagctgtagaaaacagatcaagcaatacaactctgccctcttttcttcccgtggacgtagatttacctcagtaaatcgaaccacgtaaatctctgtgtcgtgatctgcatcttcctgcattcatcaccatcaaaaattcgccaagccatcactggcgccgtctgtgggaaacagagaaccaaatttgtgataaagcgaatttttgaccctttttccaccccaaaaaaatgcataccagatcacatactacccgtaataccgttcgtgaaaaccatgaggaagctagtccagcccgcaggtccggaaaacagcctcgggagacatctacttccagttttcacgatgaaggaacaagccgctcaaaaggtccacacaccgagtcttcccagcagcctgatttgaatgaggctgtcaagctgttcttggttgagaagcaggatgagttcttagccttcctgcaaaaaagccaagagccaaagacgaaaacggtggattctccttcctcatccagacatgaaagtcactaccgcagtagtgccgtgtcttccaggaagaagaatcctcaaccccgacatgttcctgttcctcctcggtaccggaatcacaggagatctccatctcctccataccgaagagatgtcgggttcgccatgtacggagcattgaagactccgttctcggacgatatcacccgaactcccttgccacagaactaccgaactccgtcgatgacttatgacgggttagtggatcctcatgatttcttgggacgctatcagtataacatggcgaaccagggtctcaatgaggtccacatgtgcaagctgtttcccgagctgcttatcgggaacgcaagaaggtggttcgatagcctcccccaaggcagcattagatcttaccgagatctaatggatgctttccacaggaggttctttcagaaagcggaagcccgaatcacttcggctcagctgctttctatacgtcaaggtcgcgacgaaaagatcagcgactttatgacgaggttccacaaggaatgcctacaagtagacgatctcaatgatctacttgtcatttcggcattccaaaatggaatcctgcccggagctctatacagaaagctcgtggaatgcagtccgcaaacagctcaagagatgtgggacattgcggaccagttctcccgtgccgatgaggcagaccgtcgcaaacggtctttagacagctcatcccgaggagacaggaggaagcccgatcatagcgatcagggacaaactcgccgaactccttttggcgatcagggacatcctcgccgaactccttttgaaaggattcaaaggactccggtgcaagaccgattggggccacgtctcaattctgagaagccgcccgctcagttcgtaccattgaacaagtcaagagcggaaattttcgaactgcattccgatatgttcgaaaaaccaaagcggatgacgaaatcggccgcgcgtcgacctcaggatcaatattgctccttccatcaagaccacggtcacgataccgaggagtgccgacatttggctgcaggtattgatgctcttgtgaaagcagggacattaaaaaaataccaaagcaagcagccgaaaaagaacaaaaagcagagaggtgcgaactgcgctcctcaggatccgaaaaggcaacaggatcccgaagacgatgacgagcagcaatatgatggagtaatcctgactattgatgctctccctgccgggaagactaaatcgtccctgaagtcagagcgcagaggcttcaatcgagaggagccaacacataaaaggctgaagcaggacgaagtgattacattttcagatgcagatcccgtcccggccatctctcctcatcaagacgctattgtcatccaagccggagtggcaaacaaactgatccacagagtgtttgtggatacaggagcgtcagtcagcattctttttaaagaatgtttcgataaactagaagtggatccagctcggcttagtccggcaccacttcctctgaaaagtttcgcccaggaggacacccgccctgaaggtattatcagccttccgatcacggtgggaaaagcgcctacaagctccagtacgatgatcgagttctttgtggtaaaagctcggtctccgtacaacatcatcctgggaagagactggctcaacgcagttcgggccgtttgctctacttatcatctcaccatcaagctccccactaaaggggggatagcggtcatccgaggtgatcaaaagagagcaaaagagtgtctgcagattgcgcttaaaagtgccgagcaatcagatcggcatcatcaagcatagcaatcacaacagccggagtcagaggcaagcgaaatgaccgaagtcacaccagagccaaactcaatgaccgttcagttatacgaagatgatccatccagaacggtcaagatcggtttcgcgggaacgcctctactccgggaaaagaccatacagctcctcaaggagtacaaagatgtctttgcatggtctccgttggacatgaccggagtgccctctgaggtaatcactcatcggttaaatattgatccatcagtccggcctataaaacagaagcaaagactctttgcggcag
This portion of the Salvia splendens isolate huo1 chromosome 10, SspV2, whole genome shotgun sequence genome encodes:
- the LOC121751232 gene encoding sister chromatid cohesion 1 protein 4-like, with the protein product MFYSQFILAKKGPLGTIWIAAHLERKLRKNQVADTDIGVSVDSILSPDVPIALRLSSHLLLGVVRIYNKKVNYLFDDCSEALLKVKQAFRSTAVDLPPEESKAPYHSITLPEKFDLDDFELPDSDIFQGNYVDHHISSREQITLQDTMEGVSYSTSKFGLDERFGDGDMSGLDLEEELLMEKLGTAEPADEGADPRTSFGSTSTLKQDQHPEDMGTNLEAMVDGGGACADVLDYAHAPCTPRLEDEPIFSKVQEASACDDHLESEYHITGSTTRENMDTAPYEDKQEVEWCSQNDMIMDAVPQGPHAENGYLSGGLEAKETGRQGQTESIKLASECTSEIIKESDIPGQTEAINNNYKNGLVSIDEAHRNDLCPNEVGPGVSEGASAKNVQPLDIEAPSDEQQKSCRDEAGLSSEDQNGLILGQPETQICQGTIESRTLNLDAHDQVSATEPNVLRPCSSIQDQDGALKPAVSPTYDGDVNSVINVEATDGGEETAKLGQVHSLNINSEENTKENKVKHDPSGEDILVAAVEADGLANATTELPAPEKLLSVPEGHMELHSGMMMEVIPRDIEGLYEDDAGSKTAAGRKRTFTESTLTEQSLNSVESSRQVRFKRTTRSVPDDDDLLSSILVGRNTSMLRVKPTPPPSEVTSMKRHRAAPRSGGPKRKVLMDETMVLHGDAIRQQLTNTEDIRRVRKKAPCTLSEISMIQKQHMVDETFLEPVFAGMSVELASLHNRVYDLGRIKVCQNEVHNASPQIVSELRQPSQNDENINLSETMVEPDINSHRKKSGACLETVVMDDNEGPGMTNTIEIGGQDKNGEFLTVRDNETAEPCDNHLLSENKIEEVDYTSAAVNEEWTKPTTVGAALIDSGATSDILHASDGIVQAASINESEGTNAYADKDEAVVLDQREAVPSDELDFAEINHEQAMGNEGKDKDGYGGECETNLGVKDYGLPEMTQDAAACYGGPEYHVQDEIYSTTSKDQLDLEFPYTGFESMLQGGSMDQCKDPEAYQLHMMDGEISGFDLHDRDELNYLAEGNDTDFLNVDDDDLTEMADDYMPDAEDTRHNENIGWSSRTRAVSKYLQSAFIKEAQCGRVSLSLDSLLIGKSRKEASRMFFETLVLKTRDYVHVEEPIAFGDITIRPRTRLMKSDF